The Thermoproteota archaeon genome includes a window with the following:
- the cobM gene encoding precorrin-4 C(11)-methyltransferase, producing MSKVYFVGCGPGDPELITVKAKKLIQKADVVVYSGSLIPEKILKLCKKGKLHDASKLIREEIFDLLFNNAKKGKLVIRLHDGDPTIYGAIREQIDNLQENGIESIIIPGVTSFLASASALGTQLTLPGVTQTIIITRAEKRTKVPKQERISELAKHNATMVFYLSIHLLSDIVKQALEGGYKKSTPVGVVYRASWSDQKIITGTLDDIVKKVFKEKITRTAIIIIGDVVKPTSYEYSRLYDKSFSHGYRKKKTN from the coding sequence ATGTCAAAGGTGTATTTTGTCGGTTGTGGTCCCGGAGATCCTGAACTAATTACTGTAAAAGCAAAAAAACTCATTCAAAAAGCAGATGTTGTTGTGTATTCAGGATCATTAATCCCAGAAAAAATTTTGAAACTTTGCAAAAAAGGAAAACTACATGATGCATCAAAATTAATTCGTGAGGAAATATTTGATCTTCTTTTTAATAATGCAAAAAAAGGTAAACTTGTAATTAGATTGCATGATGGTGATCCAACTATCTACGGTGCAATTCGTGAACAAATTGACAACCTGCAAGAAAATGGCATTGAATCAATAATCATTCCAGGCGTGACATCTTTTCTTGCATCTGCAAGTGCATTAGGAACTCAACTGACACTTCCTGGCGTTACACAAACAATAATCATAACACGTGCAGAAAAGCGAACGAAAGTTCCAAAGCAGGAAAGAATTTCAGAGCTTGCAAAACATAATGCAACTATGGTATTTTATCTTAGCATTCATTTACTTTCAGATATCGTTAAACAAGCACTTGAAGGTGGATACAAAAAGTCAACTCCTGTTGGCGTGGTGTATCGAGCAAGTTGGAGTGATCAAAAAATTATTACTGGCACACTAGATGATATTGTAAAAAAAGTTTTCAAAGAAAAAATTACTAGAACAGCAATAATAATTATTGGCGATGTTGTAAAGCCAACTTCATACGAATACTCTAGACTATATGATAAATCATTTAGTCATGGATACAGAAAGAAGAAAACT
- the cobI gene encoding precorrin-2 C(20)-methyltransferase: protein MAELIGIGVGPGDPDLLTVKAVKAIHNADIIMCPASKEDRPSIALSVVSSLIDKSKDQEIVKLIFPMTKDKDVLVSTWKKNAKIMAEKVLSGKNVVYLTVGDPYLYSTWIYMHREIKSNHPELKISVIPGIVSMFTFASKVGVSIAEGAEKVAVIPSCYDLSTVKEIAKNAESLIFLKDGRYFDQVIELLKESGFPDNSTFAIGQDLGTEKEIIRKLTLGEVNDDTLTTKYFSILIVKRPEIN from the coding sequence ATGGCTGAATTAATTGGAATAGGAGTGGGTCCAGGTGATCCAGATCTTTTAACAGTCAAAGCTGTCAAGGCAATTCATAATGCAGACATCATTATGTGTCCTGCTTCAAAAGAAGACAGACCAAGTATTGCACTATCTGTCGTGTCCTCACTTATCGATAAATCAAAAGATCAAGAAATTGTCAAGCTCATCTTTCCGATGACAAAGGACAAAGATGTTCTAGTATCAACATGGAAAAAAAATGCAAAGATAATGGCAGAGAAAGTACTGTCAGGAAAAAATGTAGTATACCTTACAGTTGGTGATCCATATCTTTACAGTACATGGATATACATGCATCGAGAAATAAAATCAAATCATCCAGAATTAAAAATTAGTGTAATACCGGGAATTGTTTCCATGTTTACATTTGCATCTAAAGTTGGAGTTAGTATTGCAGAGGGTGCAGAAAAAGTTGCAGTAATTCCTTCATGTTATGATCTATCAACTGTAAAAGAGATTGCAAAAAATGCTGAATCATTAATCTTTCTAAAAGACGGTAGATACTTTGATCAAGTAATAGAATTACTAAAAGAATCTGGATTCCCTGACAACTCTACTTTTGCAATAGGGCAAGACCTTGGAACAGAAAAAGAAATAATTCGGAAACTAACATTGGGCGAAGTAAATGATGATACATTAACTACAAAATATTTTTCAATACTTATTGTCAAACGCCCAGAAATTAATTAA
- the cbiT gene encoding precorrin-6Y C5,15-methyltransferase (decarboxylating) subunit CbiT produces the protein MWNFKTPGIPDSEFERTDVVPITKEEVRAIQISKARLCPGFTVYDIGCGSGSITVEAAIQIESSGKVVGIDFDPNAIELTKKNLEKFGIKNATTILGNAKEKIQELDKADAIFIGGTGGDTKDILELAKDKLKPGGRIIIGVILIETLFSVLQVIEKLGFSSIDITQITISKSRKTSTGTMMLARNPVTVISATKN, from the coding sequence ATGTGGAACTTTAAAACACCCGGCATTCCAGATTCTGAATTTGAAAGAACCGATGTGGTTCCAATTACTAAAGAGGAAGTTAGGGCTATTCAAATAAGCAAAGCAAGACTTTGTCCTGGTTTTACTGTATATGATATAGGCTGTGGCAGTGGTTCCATAACAGTTGAAGCAGCAATACAGATTGAATCATCAGGAAAAGTTGTTGGAATTGATTTTGATCCGAATGCAATTGAGCTGACAAAAAAAAATTTAGAAAAGTTTGGAATAAAAAATGCAACTACAATTCTAGGTAACGCCAAGGAAAAAATTCAGGAGCTTGATAAAGCTGATGCCATATTCATTGGAGGAACTGGAGGAGACACAAAAGATATTCTTGAATTGGCAAAGGACAAACTAAAACCCGGAGGACGAATAATAATTGGTGTTATATTGATTGAAACTTTGTTTTCAGTACTTCAAGTAATAGAAAAACTAGGTTTCTCCTCAATTGATATTACTCAAATTACAATATCTAAAAGTAGAAAAACTTCGACGGGTACCATGATGTTGGCACGTAATCCAGTCACAGTAATATCTGCAACAAAAAATTAA
- a CDS encoding fibronectin-binding domain-containing protein encodes MALAGIEIRYLVNQISNLTKDYYVSNIYSVTKDSLLFKFHHPEKQDVMLMLSTFGFWQSSVKIEPIEQNRLLKRLRSDLLRLKLTKIEQIGAERIVYLTFAGFDKEFIIIGEFFSDGNIILCNSEMKILALLHSIDVRHRTLKVGMQYIPPPQNGLNIFKISMDDLFELRSADISCAKWVGRSLGLPTKYVDEIFRRSNIDTNLKGSELQEEQIRILFETITTLVKDVSEGNHNPIIINNEKMDVLPIKIETNSDDVISVPTFMEGLDKTFTENILEKGKAVQSTGIDKEITELEHKLEEQDKAISIVKEKSNEIAKIAKYLQEMNSSGIISLDDQRANDMLSKVNVIIIKEKGISKLKIHDAKIEFNIKSSLPAIASSLFNESKRQSNAIESIEQLKKQTEKRLAKLAKKAENVINNVLFSEVKKKNWFERYRWFYTSDGLLAIGGRDSSSNSSIIRKHLEKNDLVFHADIFGSPFFILKNGKNAPSASLNEIAHATVCFSRAWREAMYGLSAYWVNPEQVKKAAPSGQFLPKGSFTIDGQRNFVRVSTMRLAVGLIQHDDDIILSCGPPEPIKKNSICYVVIEPSGSELVDTAKKIKIEFLKMREEIVKTINLDDFVRVLPAGKSNIVESKINLDE; translated from the coding sequence ATGGCATTAGCAGGAATTGAGATCAGATATCTAGTAAATCAAATTTCTAATCTTACAAAGGATTACTATGTTAGCAACATTTACAGTGTCACAAAAGACAGCTTGCTATTCAAATTTCATCATCCAGAGAAACAAGATGTAATGTTGATGCTATCTACATTTGGTTTTTGGCAAAGCTCTGTAAAGATAGAACCAATTGAACAAAACAGACTACTAAAAAGATTAAGAAGTGATCTTTTGAGATTAAAACTAACCAAGATTGAACAGATCGGAGCTGAAAGAATTGTCTATCTTACTTTTGCAGGATTTGATAAAGAGTTTATAATTATTGGAGAATTTTTTTCTGATGGAAACATAATTTTGTGCAATAGCGAAATGAAAATTCTTGCACTTCTACATTCAATTGATGTTCGTCACAGAACACTTAAAGTTGGAATGCAATACATTCCACCACCACAAAACGGTTTGAATATTTTCAAAATTAGTATGGATGATCTTTTTGAATTAAGATCCGCAGACATTAGCTGTGCAAAATGGGTTGGAAGAAGTTTAGGATTGCCTACAAAATACGTTGATGAGATATTTAGAAGATCAAACATTGACACTAATCTGAAAGGTTCAGAACTACAAGAAGAACAAATCAGGATACTTTTTGAAACAATCACTACTCTTGTAAAAGATGTAAGTGAAGGAAATCATAATCCAATCATAATTAATAATGAAAAGATGGATGTGTTACCAATTAAAATTGAAACAAATTCTGATGATGTCATTTCTGTTCCTACTTTTATGGAAGGATTGGACAAGACATTCACCGAAAATATTTTAGAAAAAGGAAAAGCAGTCCAATCTACAGGAATCGATAAAGAGATCACAGAATTAGAACACAAGTTAGAAGAACAAGATAAGGCTATCTCTATAGTTAAAGAAAAATCAAATGAGATTGCAAAGATTGCAAAGTATTTACAGGAAATGAATTCTTCTGGAATAATTTCATTGGATGATCAAAGAGCAAATGATATGCTAAGTAAAGTCAATGTGATTATAATCAAAGAGAAAGGAATTTCGAAATTGAAAATTCATGATGCAAAAATTGAATTTAATATTAAATCATCCTTGCCAGCCATAGCATCATCGCTGTTTAATGAATCAAAACGACAATCAAATGCCATAGAATCAATTGAACAGTTAAAAAAACAGACTGAAAAAAGACTTGCAAAGCTTGCTAAAAAGGCAGAGAATGTAATCAACAATGTATTATTCTCTGAAGTTAAAAAGAAAAACTGGTTTGAAAGATACAGATGGTTTTACACTTCAGATGGCTTGTTGGCAATTGGTGGTAGAGATTCATCATCAAATTCATCTATTATTAGAAAACATTTGGAAAAAAATGATCTTGTTTTTCATGCAGATATTTTTGGCTCACCGTTCTTCATTCTAAAAAATGGAAAAAATGCGCCATCTGCAAGCTTGAATGAAATAGCTCATGCTACTGTTTGCTTTAGTAGAGCATGGAGAGAGGCAATGTATGGTCTTAGTGCATACTGGGTAAATCCCGAACAAGTCAAAAAAGCAGCACCTAGTGGGCAATTTCTCCCAAAAGGATCATTCACTATTGATGGACAAAGAAACTTTGTTCGGGTATCAACAATGAGACTCGCAGTAGGATTGATTCAGCATGATGATGATATTATTTTGTCGTGTGGACCACCAGAACCAATAAAGAAGAACAGTATTTGTTATGTTGTTATAGAACCATCAGGTTCTGAATTGGTTGATACTGCAAAAAAAATTAAGATAGAGTTTTTAAAAATGAGAGAAGAAATTGTAAAAACAATTAATCTTGATGATTTTGTTCGAGTACTTCCTGCTGGAAAGAGCAACATAGTAGAATCAAAAATAAATTTAGATGAATGA
- a CDS encoding TIGR00296 family protein yields MKRCNDLTDNDGELIVKASRKIVTHYLNNESFEFDDGFKKKFSFISGIFVTLMKQNDLRGCIGYPISDKELYTTLEDSAVAAATKDPRFPPLTKEEVSEINFEVTILSEPEKIVVNDPKEYPSKIKIGRDGLIIKRSFSSGLLLPQVPIEYGWDEEQFLEHTCQKAGLDKNSWLSKDVIIEKFQGIVFSEESPNGKVVRKL; encoded by the coding sequence ATGAAAAGATGCAATGATTTGACAGATAATGATGGAGAATTAATTGTTAAAGCATCAAGAAAGATTGTTACTCATTATTTGAATAATGAATCATTTGAGTTTGATGATGGTTTTAAAAAAAAGTTTTCTTTTATTTCAGGAATTTTTGTCACACTAATGAAACAAAATGATTTGCGAGGATGTATTGGATATCCTATCTCAGATAAAGAACTCTATACTACACTGGAGGATTCTGCAGTTGCTGCTGCAACAAAGGATCCCAGGTTTCCACCTTTGACCAAAGAAGAGGTATCAGAAATAAATTTTGAAGTTACTATTCTAAGTGAGCCAGAAAAAATTGTTGTTAACGATCCAAAAGAGTATCCATCAAAGATCAAGATTGGTAGGGATGGATTAATAATCAAAAGATCATTTTCTTCGGGTTTACTATTACCGCAAGTTCCAATTGAATATGGTTGGGATGAAGAACAATTTTTGGAACACACATGTCAAAAAGCTGGTCTTGATAAAAACTCTTGGTTATCAAAAGATGTCATAATTGAAAAATTCCAGGGAATTGTATTTTCAGAAGAAAGCCCAAACGGAAAAGTAGTTAGAAAACTTTAG
- a CDS encoding DUF126 domain-containing protein, with amino-acid sequence MMSKVIVKGKTQGKILKSNNPINFLGAVDKKSGVIKDNTYDIYNKSIKGTIFVFPHGIGSSVGAYTIYSLKSNNSAPLAMICTKADLTVASGCALANIPLIIVDQKEFDSLENDSEITIDTDEY; translated from the coding sequence ATGATGTCAAAAGTTATCGTAAAGGGAAAGACCCAGGGAAAAATTCTAAAGTCAAACAATCCAATAAATTTTCTTGGAGCAGTAGACAAAAAATCTGGAGTAATCAAAGACAATACATATGATATCTACAACAAGTCAATCAAGGGCACAATCTTTGTCTTCCCTCATGGAATTGGAAGTAGTGTTGGAGCATACACGATTTACTCCTTAAAGTCAAACAATTCAGCTCCACTTGCAATGATTTGTACAAAAGCCGATCTAACAGTTGCATCAGGATGCGCTCTTGCAAACATTCCTCTGATTATTGTTGATCAAAAAGAATTTGATTCATTAGAAAACGATTCTGAAATTACAATTGATACTGATGAATACTAG
- a CDS encoding DUF521 domain-containing protein, producing MELTRDEEAALKGEYGETFALVYRILVATGEATNSEKLIPIEWAHLSGVNYNTIGDAGEEFLSTLSKDARVKVKTTLNPMGYDIDSVSRYDLDENFISKQESIRKSYERMGVTSSFSCIPYDIFDLPGKGTQVSFAESNAAIYANSVGGLKTNKESAFSALASAITGKSPYSSLRKDNTPNITIQMKVENPNEMMYGMLGYFAGKVGETSVAISGVKEVDHRSCKSLCGGMGTSGTCGKFVFGEGEKDSEKIDFDKKEAQTVFDELNTTEKGDIVTLGSPQLGLDELHDLSLMLKGKSFTKRCMIFCPRSVQEQARKIGYTNEIERAGCDILSDCCTCLTPLINKNSVDGVTTNSIKGAYYLKNSTGVDVNLKSLSDIVKEETR from the coding sequence TTGGAATTAACGCGAGATGAAGAGGCTGCATTAAAGGGCGAATATGGAGAAACTTTTGCATTAGTATATAGAATCCTTGTTGCAACAGGTGAGGCCACAAATTCTGAAAAACTCATTCCCATTGAATGGGCTCATCTTTCTGGTGTAAATTATAATACAATCGGAGATGCTGGGGAAGAATTTCTATCTACTCTAAGTAAAGATGCACGTGTAAAAGTCAAAACAACTTTGAATCCTATGGGATATGATATTGATAGTGTTTCAAGATATGATCTAGATGAAAATTTTATTTCAAAACAAGAAAGCATAAGAAAATCATATGAGAGAATGGGAGTAACTTCTTCTTTTTCATGTATTCCTTATGATATCTTTGATTTACCAGGTAAGGGAACACAAGTCTCCTTTGCAGAAAGCAATGCAGCAATTTATGCAAACTCTGTTGGAGGACTAAAAACCAACAAAGAGAGTGCATTTAGTGCACTAGCAAGTGCAATAACAGGAAAGAGTCCTTATTCTTCTTTACGAAAAGACAATACTCCAAACATTACCATCCAAATGAAAGTCGAGAATCCTAATGAGATGATGTATGGGATGTTAGGATACTTTGCCGGAAAGGTCGGTGAGACATCTGTGGCAATCTCAGGGGTAAAAGAAGTAGATCATAGGAGCTGTAAGTCACTTTGTGGTGGTATGGGTACTTCTGGTACATGTGGAAAATTTGTATTTGGTGAGGGTGAAAAAGACTCAGAAAAGATTGATTTTGATAAAAAAGAAGCGCAAACAGTTTTTGATGAGCTAAACACCACAGAAAAAGGTGACATTGTCACACTTGGAAGCCCTCAATTGGGATTAGATGAGCTACATGATCTTTCATTAATGCTAAAAGGAAAATCATTTACAAAACGATGTATGATTTTTTGTCCTCGCTCCGTTCAGGAACAGGCAAGAAAAATTGGATACACAAATGAAATTGAACGTGCAGGATGTGACATACTATCGGATTGCTGTACTTGTCTGACTCCTCTAATTAACAAAAACTCAGTAGATGGTGTTACAACTAATAGCATTAAAGGGGCATATTACTTGAAAAATTCTACTGGTGTTGATGTCAATCTTAAATCACTATCAGATATTGTAAAAGAAGAAACAAGATGA
- a CDS encoding uracil-DNA glycosylase: MKKEIRVNKLQKLNSKIIKCKKCLRLNSYIKDVARNKVKRYSNEKYWGKPLAGFGDINAQVLIIGLAPAAHGGNRTGRMFTGDSSGDWVAKVLYENKFASIPTSQSLDDGFFLKNAFITAAVRCAPPDNKPSRDEFENCFAYLEQELEILEKTKVIVCLGKIAFDTCCKLLKIRGEKFAHGNVILHEKYKIICSYHPSRQNTQTGRLVWKKWNEIFAKAQKMINK; this comes from the coding sequence ATGAAAAAAGAAATCAGAGTAAATAAGTTACAAAAATTAAATTCAAAGATCATCAAATGCAAAAAGTGTCTGAGATTAAATTCGTATATCAAAGATGTTGCAAGAAATAAAGTAAAAAGATACTCCAATGAAAAATACTGGGGAAAACCACTTGCGGGATTTGGAGACATTAATGCACAAGTTCTAATCATTGGTTTGGCACCTGCTGCTCATGGAGGAAACAGAACTGGAAGAATGTTTACAGGTGATAGTTCAGGTGATTGGGTTGCAAAGGTATTGTATGAGAACAAATTTGCATCAATACCAACCAGTCAGAGTCTTGATGATGGCTTTTTTCTAAAAAATGCATTCATTACAGCTGCCGTTCGTTGTGCACCACCAGATAACAAACCATCAAGGGATGAATTTGAAAACTGCTTTGCATATCTAGAGCAAGAATTAGAAATTCTGGAGAAAACCAAAGTAATTGTATGCCTAGGAAAAATTGCCTTTGATACATGCTGTAAGCTTCTGAAAATAAGAGGAGAAAAATTTGCCCACGGAAATGTCATTTTGCATGAAAAATACAAGATTATTTGTTCATATCATCCAAGTAGACAGAATACTCAAACAGGTAGACTCGTGTGGAAAAAATGGAATGAAATATTTGCCAAGGCACAAAAGATGATCAACAAATGA
- a CDS encoding endonuclease III codes for MNSVKPPRMTALRELHEAETGGPFSILIGTILSARTKDESTTKVVKELFKRYKDAKTLANAKLKDVEKIIKPIGFYHVKAKRIIEVATIINSKYKGKVPDMLDDLVALPGVGRKTANCVLVYAFEKPAIPVDIHVHRISNRLGLVKTKTPEETEMELMEKIPKKFWLEINDTFVMYGQNICKPISPMCNVCKIKRSCSYYKIKKSVA; via the coding sequence ATGAACTCTGTCAAGCCACCACGTATGACAGCACTAAGAGAATTACACGAAGCAGAGACTGGTGGTCCTTTTAGCATATTAATAGGAACAATTCTTTCTGCACGAACAAAGGATGAAAGTACAACTAAGGTTGTTAAAGAGTTATTCAAAAGATACAAAGATGCAAAAACATTAGCAAATGCAAAACTCAAAGATGTAGAAAAAATAATCAAACCAATTGGATTCTATCATGTAAAAGCTAAACGTATCATTGAAGTTGCAACCATAATTAATTCAAAATACAAAGGTAAAGTTCCCGACATGCTAGATGATCTAGTTGCACTCCCAGGTGTTGGTAGAAAGACTGCAAACTGTGTACTAGTTTACGCATTTGAAAAACCAGCCATTCCAGTTGACATTCATGTACATAGAATATCAAACAGGCTAGGATTAGTAAAAACAAAAACTCCAGAAGAAACAGAGATGGAATTAATGGAGAAAATTCCAAAAAAGTTTTGGCTAGAAATTAATGACACCTTTGTAATGTATGGACAAAACATTTGCAAGCCAATATCACCAATGTGTAATGTTTGCAAGATAAAGAGAAGTTGTAGCTATTACAAAATTAAGAAGAGCGTCGCTTAG
- the sat gene encoding sulfate adenylyltransferase, which produces MTQEISGIKPHGGKLINRETNKDPTGLFSITISEDLANDVENIADGIFSPLEGFLGQADFESVITKGRLTNDLAWTIPTVLDVDDSTAKKMKDAGDVLLKNPDGTGVAILHVEETFSYDKEKTSQGVYGTNDSKHPGVAKTNSMDDTLVGGKIDFIKRPQESEIRKYRMTPKQTREAFAAAGWKTIVAFQTRNPPHVAHEMLQKTSITTRDGVFVNPLIGKKKSGDFVDEVIVKCYETMIANYYPQNRCKLATLHTEMKYAGPKEAIHHAIMRQNYGCTHIIIGRDHAGVGNYYDPFAAQKIFGDYPELEIAPVFFPAFFYCKKCLTFTNQKACPHDDSSKEQISGTQLREMIQNGQAPNEFILRPEVSKVILNYDKPFVD; this is translated from the coding sequence ATGACTCAGGAAATTTCTGGAATAAAACCCCACGGTGGGAAGCTCATAAACCGTGAGACAAACAAAGATCCTACTGGATTATTCTCTATTACTATCAGTGAGGATCTTGCAAATGATGTGGAAAATATTGCAGACGGAATTTTTAGCCCTTTGGAAGGATTTCTGGGTCAAGCTGACTTTGAAAGTGTTATCACAAAGGGGAGACTAACAAATGATCTAGCTTGGACTATACCAACTGTACTAGACGTTGATGATTCCACTGCAAAGAAAATGAAAGATGCTGGTGATGTCTTGTTAAAGAATCCAGATGGAACTGGCGTTGCAATACTACATGTAGAGGAGACATTTTCCTATGACAAAGAAAAGACATCACAAGGTGTCTATGGGACAAATGACTCAAAGCATCCAGGTGTTGCAAAAACAAATTCTATGGATGATACACTTGTAGGCGGAAAGATAGATTTCATTAAAAGACCTCAGGAATCAGAAATTAGAAAATATAGAATGACTCCAAAGCAGACTAGAGAGGCATTTGCAGCTGCTGGCTGGAAGACAATAGTTGCATTTCAAACTAGAAATCCCCCACATGTTGCTCATGAGATGCTCCAAAAGACTTCCATTACAACTAGAGACGGAGTATTTGTTAACCCATTAATTGGAAAGAAAAAGTCTGGTGACTTTGTTGATGAAGTTATTGTAAAATGCTATGAAACCATGATTGCAAATTATTATCCACAAAATAGATGTAAGCTTGCAACACTACATACAGAAATGAAGTATGCTGGCCCAAAAGAAGCAATACACCATGCAATAATGCGACAAAACTATGGCTGTACTCATATCATAATAGGTCGAGATCATGCAGGAGTTGGCAATTATTATGATCCCTTTGCAGCTCAAAAAATCTTTGGAGACTATCCAGAACTTGAGATTGCTCCCGTGTTCTTTCCTGCCTTCTTTTATTGCAAAAAGTGTCTTACCTTTACAAATCAGAAAGCATGCCCGCATGATGATTCCTCCAAAGAACAGATTAGTGGAACTCAACTACGTGAGATGATCCAAAACGGTCAGGCACCAAATGAATTTATTCTTAGACCTGAAGTTTCAAAAGTTATTCTCAACTATGATAAACCATTTGTTGACTAG
- a CDS encoding phosphoadenylyl-sulfate reductase encodes MTKFTQKELDELNSTINSAQDALKWASDNLHPRIAKASSFGAEDAAITDMMIKVNPEFRFFTLDTGRLPQATYDIMDDVRKKYGIKFEVLFPDTIEVQQMVHEKGMNLFYDSVENRKLCCEIRKVHPTNKMLKTLDGWITGLRRDQTSNRNEAKMFEIDTQHDDILKINPIINWTWDQVWKYIKENNVPYNKLLDKGYPSIGCEPCTRAIKDGEDLRAGRWWWENEGHKECGLHIDYKK; translated from the coding sequence GTGACTAAATTTACTCAAAAAGAACTTGATGAGCTAAACTCTACAATTAATTCCGCTCAAGATGCTCTAAAATGGGCTTCAGACAATCTACATCCAAGAATCGCAAAGGCATCTAGCTTTGGAGCAGAAGATGCTGCAATCACTGATATGATGATAAAAGTTAATCCGGAATTTCGATTCTTTACACTTGATACAGGAAGATTACCACAGGCAACATATGACATAATGGATGATGTCAGAAAAAAGTATGGCATAAAGTTTGAAGTCTTATTTCCTGATACAATAGAAGTGCAACAGATGGTTCACGAAAAAGGAATGAATCTATTTTATGATTCTGTAGAGAATAGAAAATTATGCTGTGAAATTAGAAAGGTGCATCCAACAAATAAGATGCTTAAAACACTCGATGGATGGATAACCGGATTACGAAGAGATCAGACATCAAATAGAAATGAGGCAAAGATGTTTGAGATTGATACTCAACATGATGATATACTCAAAATTAATCCAATAATTAATTGGACTTGGGATCAAGTCTGGAAATACATCAAAGAAAATAATGTACCATACAACAAGTTACTTGATAAGGGATATCCGAGCATTGGATGTGAACCCTGTACCAGAGCTATCAAAGATGGCGAAGATTTAAGAGCTGGAAGATGGTGGTGGGAAAATGAAGGCCACAAAGAATGTGGACTGCATATAGATTACAAAAAATAG
- a CDS encoding thiamine biosynthesis protein translates to MENEVFVIVFPSIFGKNKTKTLISNIKKILKIRNLKFESITVDDDVIVVKADDPVIASSTINTLFGINQVAIANKIENEFDLVISQINKIGKNLILKGEKFLVKVEGSPKGYLPKDVEIAATGKIIESTTNLGIKPGTETKHDKLLYTYLTKSNAYTCIFVDQGLNGIPNDFHNEQVLCCIYDELSALNVIETIKEGFTVKLIICYRDESELQNLIKILNQILPFTLQSKIELEFLPLPTDLENYLHFVDVITQIAIEISKTEKITHVSLPITPLIFPVKFSDELQQKVFKNSIIPITPLGGLDEDILKTARQIGITKFLSNIQRLQKIKLQEKRINVQKIVQDAIKSKQKISIKLGANNIHDILDSLGLEH, encoded by the coding sequence ATGGAAAATGAGGTATTTGTTATAGTATTTCCATCAATATTTGGAAAAAATAAAACAAAGACACTGATATCAAATATTAAAAAAATTCTAAAGATTCGTAATCTAAAATTTGAGAGTATTACAGTCGATGATGATGTAATAGTAGTAAAAGCTGATGATCCAGTAATTGCTTCCTCAACCATCAATACATTATTTGGCATTAACCAAGTAGCTATAGCAAACAAAATTGAGAATGAATTTGATTTAGTTATTTCTCAGATAAATAAAATTGGGAAAAATTTAATTCTCAAAGGAGAGAAGTTTTTAGTAAAGGTTGAAGGAAGTCCCAAAGGTTATCTACCAAAGGATGTTGAGATTGCAGCTACAGGAAAAATTATTGAGAGTACAACTAATCTTGGAATAAAACCTGGAACAGAAACTAAGCATGACAAGTTATTGTATACATATCTGACAAAATCAAATGCATATACATGCATTTTTGTTGATCAAGGTCTTAATGGAATTCCTAATGATTTTCACAATGAACAAGTTCTTTGTTGCATATATGATGAATTATCTGCATTAAACGTAATTGAAACAATCAAAGAAGGATTTACAGTAAAATTAATCATTTGTTATAGAGATGAATCAGAACTTCAAAATCTAATAAAGATTCTAAATCAAATTTTACCATTCACTTTACAATCAAAGATAGAGTTAGAGTTTTTACCTCTTCCAACCGATCTTGAAAATTATTTGCATTTTGTAGATGTTATAACACAAATAGCAATTGAGATCTCTAAAACAGAAAAGATTACACATGTTTCTCTACCAATTACACCGTTAATTTTTCCAGTAAAATTCTCCGATGAGTTACAACAAAAAGTGTTTAAAAATTCTATCATACCGATTACTCCTCTAGGCGGTCTTGATGAGGATATCCTCAAAACTGCAAGACAAATAGGGATTACCAAGTTTCTATCAAATATTCAAAGGCTTCAAAAAATCAAGCTCCAAGAGAAAAGAATCAATGTACAAAAAATAGTACAGGATGCAATAAAATCCAAACAAAAGATCTCTATCAAACTAGGCGCAAATAACATTCATGATATTCTTGATTCGCTTGGTTTAGAGCATTGA